One region of Seriola aureovittata isolate HTS-2021-v1 ecotype China chromosome 15, ASM2101889v1, whole genome shotgun sequence genomic DNA includes:
- the pof1b gene encoding protein POF1B, which yields MDTRYFGELLADVYRKNCDIHSCISEHVSKIRGQKHKLDLSSDKVEKEEVEALIPKGTTELTKQQIRYLLQTRLTADKSMRLLLSTFSSLREELLHMSEDLRRLESEKESLERDLSFKADQARQYDSLLEAVRENNRQLQLSLKETCTSQRSLESQLMSSRNTDSGREFKIKELEGRMRAMEKENELLRQKLAGQSSSSTLHIKTEELSRQYKEQLNSIRQEKDQEIQRLRTQITRVQTEVTGDRSSSEKSLQLRISELLATLEQRQSTITRQEEEIRRLMLEKNESAKNQVTKTIITKRYRNQYPILGLLSDDYQATSPVKEAKTIIIEKTGEMIKQEIITTP from the exons ATGGACACGCGTTACTTCGGCGAGCTGCTGGCCGACGTCTACAGGAAGAACTGCGACATCCACTCCTGCATCTCGGAGCACGTGTCCAAGATCCGCGGACA GAAACACAAGCTGGATCTCAGCAGTGACAAG gtggagaaagaggaggtggaggcttTGATTCCCAAAGGAACCACTGAACTGACCAAACAACAAATCCGctacctgctgcag ACTCGTCTCACTGCTGATAAGAGCATGCGTCTGCTGCTGTCCACCTTCAGCAGTCTGAGAGAGGAGCTCCTCCACATGTCCGAGGACCTGCGG CGTCTGGAGAGTGAGAAGGAGTCACTGGAGAGAGACCTGAGTTTCAAAGCAGACCAGGCTCGGCAGTATGACAGCCTCCTGGAGGCCGTGcgagaaaacaacagacagcTCCAG CTGTCTCTGAAGGAAACCTGCACATCCCAGCGCTCCCTGGAGAGTCAGCTGATGAGCAGCCGAAACACCGACTCGGGCCGTGAGTTCAAGATCAAAGAGCTGGAGGGAAGGATGAGAGCGATGGAGAAGGAGAACGAGCTGCTCCGACAGAAG CTCGCAGgccagagcagcagctccacccTGCACATCAAGACAGAGGAGCTGTCACGTCAGTACAAAGAGCAGCTCAACTCCATCAGACAAGAGAAAGACCAGGAGATACAGAGGCTGAGG ACCCAGATCACACGAGTCCAGACGGAGGTCACCGGTGACAGGTCGTCCTCAGAGAAGAGTCTTCAGCTGAGGATCTCGGAGCTGCTCGCCACGCTGGAGCAGCGGCAGAGCACCATCACCCGGCAGGAGGAG GAGATCAGGAGGCTGATGCTCGAGAAGAACGAGAGCGCCAAGAACCAAGTCACCAAGACCATCATCACCAAGAG gtacaGGAACCAGTATCCCATCCTTGGTCTGCTCAGCGATGACTATCAGGCCACTTCACCCGTCAAAGAGGCCAAGACCATCATCATCGAGAAAACTGGAGAGATGATCAAACAG GAAATCATTACAACCCCTTAA